A region from the Planktothrix sp. FACHB-1365 genome encodes:
- a CDS encoding response regulator — translation MTVLWLKLPLRWVLIVPFIVQLFTTVGLVGWMSFRSSQASVEDVVNQMHRETSDRIEQKLNEFLEVPHLINQLNLDAINNGYIDINNPQQLYHHFWLQVQRFKTISFVFFASEKNEFIGSGRFHQSPLLMMKAGKSTQGGIQFFELDGQGKPKKLVREMPNFPIRQRPWYKAAITSNHSIWSSIFTYHAYPEIALSASVIVKDKQGKILGVLASNVFLNQLSDFLKDLKVNKSGQTFIIDRQGLIVASSTLPRPFLIDQNGKTQRIQALNSADPLLQASCEYLLKTFDNFKRIKAGYHSNFIYQKERQFIQVIPYSDQRGLDWLIILVVPESNFMERIQKNNYQTIFLCFFALFMALIFGFLTTRWIMKPILELNQAAQKIAQGELEQIQQEIHSPGIYELEVLSQSFNQMVSQLKDSFETLEVKVEERTTELKQAKESAELANRAKSIFLANMSHELRTPLHAILGFTQLMLRQSEAESKQLENLEIINRSGEHLLKLINEILDLTKIESGRTVLNLSSFDLYACLTSLNQLFELKAKSKGIELIFEWDTTLPQYIQSDEGKLRQVLINLLGNAIKFTSQGQVILRAKIQPPLEPNILVFDSSLWEQNESEQTYLYFEIEDTGPGIAPEELTQLFEAFIQTETGKKSQQGTGLGLTISQKFIRLMGGEIQVESKLNQGTLFRFYIHIYPVHFLNIKPLISTKQVIGIEPNQPNYRILIVDDHLTNRQLLLHLLSPLGFDLREAENGQEALGIWNHWQPHLIFMDMRMPVMDGYEATKQIKSHLKGEATVIIALTGSVFEEERTVVLSAGCDDFVRKPCREEQLLETIGHHLGVRYLYAPEIDCSESGLKIDPPILTPDALKIMSSDWLIALRYGAAAADGEQILQLLQQIPPSHRHIAQSLMVLVNNFSFDQIIDLAQTATQQ, via the coding sequence ATGACTGTTTTATGGCTTAAACTACCTTTACGATGGGTACTAATAGTTCCCTTTATTGTACAACTTTTTACAACCGTGGGGCTGGTTGGGTGGATGTCCTTTCGTTCCAGCCAAGCTTCTGTAGAAGATGTTGTGAATCAAATGCACCGGGAAACTTCAGATCGAATTGAACAAAAATTGAATGAATTTTTAGAAGTTCCCCATCTAATTAATCAACTTAATTTAGATGCGATTAATAACGGTTATATTGATATTAATAATCCCCAACAGTTGTACCATCACTTTTGGCTACAAGTACAACGGTTTAAAACAATCAGTTTTGTATTTTTTGCTAGTGAAAAAAATGAATTTATCGGAAGTGGTAGATTTCATCAATCTCCTTTACTGATGATGAAAGCAGGTAAATCTACTCAAGGCGGGATTCAATTTTTTGAATTAGATGGTCAAGGAAAACCTAAAAAATTAGTTCGAGAAATGCCTAATTTTCCCATTCGTCAACGACCTTGGTACAAAGCAGCAATCACCAGTAATCATTCGATTTGGAGCTCGATTTTTACTTATCATGCTTATCCCGAAATCGCCTTATCTGCCAGTGTAATTGTGAAGGATAAACAAGGCAAAATTTTAGGCGTATTAGCAAGTAACGTATTTTTAAATCAATTGAGTGACTTTCTTAAAGATTTAAAAGTTAATAAATCTGGGCAGACTTTTATTATTGACCGTCAAGGATTAATTGTGGCAAGTTCCACCTTACCTCGACCTTTTTTAATTGATCAAAATGGCAAAACTCAACGAATTCAAGCTCTGAATAGCGCCGATCCTCTTTTACAAGCTTCCTGTGAATATTTGCTAAAAACATTTGACAATTTTAAAAGGATTAAAGCGGGATATCACTCTAATTTTATTTATCAAAAAGAACGACAATTTATCCAAGTTATTCCTTACTCAGATCAACGCGGATTAGATTGGTTAATTATTTTGGTTGTTCCCGAATCTAACTTTATGGAACGAATTCAAAAGAATAACTATCAAACTATTTTTCTATGCTTTTTCGCCTTATTTATGGCTCTAATTTTTGGATTTTTAACAACACGATGGATTATGAAACCGATTTTAGAATTAAATCAAGCCGCTCAAAAAATAGCCCAAGGGGAATTAGAACAAATTCAACAAGAAATTCACTCTCCAGGAATTTATGAGTTAGAAGTGTTATCCCAATCTTTTAATCAAATGGTATCTCAACTCAAAGATTCCTTTGAAACCCTGGAAGTTAAGGTCGAAGAACGAACAACGGAACTCAAACAAGCTAAAGAATCGGCGGAATTAGCCAACCGTGCTAAAAGTATATTTTTAGCCAATATGAGTCATGAATTAAGAACACCCTTACACGCCATTTTAGGCTTTACCCAATTAATGCTACGTCAGTCCGAGGCTGAGTCTAAACAATTAGAAAATTTAGAAATTATTAATCGTTCTGGCGAACATTTACTCAAGTTAATTAATGAAATTTTAGACTTAACCAAAATTGAATCAGGAAGAACAGTTTTAAACTTAAGTTCTTTTGATCTCTACGCTTGCTTAACGTCCTTAAATCAACTGTTTGAATTAAAAGCCAAATCTAAAGGAATAGAGCTTATTTTTGAATGGGATACAACCTTGCCTCAATATATTCAATCGGATGAAGGAAAACTTCGTCAAGTTTTAATTAATTTATTGGGAAACGCGATTAAATTTACATCCCAAGGACAAGTTATATTAAGAGCAAAAATTCAACCTCCTTTAGAACCAAACATTTTAGTGTTTGACTCTTCTTTGTGGGAGCAAAATGAATCCGAACAAACTTATTTATATTTTGAGATTGAAGATACGGGCCCTGGGATAGCACCGGAGGAACTTACTCAATTATTTGAAGCCTTTATCCAAACCGAAACGGGAAAAAAATCCCAACAAGGAACCGGATTAGGATTAACGATTAGTCAAAAATTTATTCGCTTGATGGGGGGAGAAATTCAAGTAGAAAGTAAGCTTAATCAAGGAACCTTATTTCGGTTTTATATTCATATTTATCCCGTTCATTTTTTGAATATAAAACCCTTAATTTCTACTAAACAGGTGATCGGAATCGAACCCAATCAACCCAATTATCGAATTTTAATTGTGGATGATCATCTAACAAATCGACAACTGTTACTTCACTTATTATCGCCTTTAGGGTTTGATCTGCGTGAAGCTGAAAATGGTCAAGAAGCTCTAGGAATTTGGAATCATTGGCAACCCCATTTAATCTTCATGGATATGCGAATGCCTGTGATGGATGGTTATGAAGCAACCAAACAGATTAAATCCCATTTAAAAGGTGAAGCAACGGTAATTATTGCCTTAACAGGAAGCGTTTTTGAAGAAGAACGGACTGTTGTTTTATCCGCAGGGTGCGATGATTTCGTCAGAAAACCTTGTCGAGAAGAACAACTTTTAGAAACCATTGGTCACCATTTAGGGGTACGGTACTTATATGCTCCTGAAATTGACTGTTCCGAGTCAGGTCTCAAAATCGACCCTCCTATTTTAACTCCCGATGCTTTGAAAATTATGTCTTCCGACTGGTTAATAGCCCTGCGCTACGGTGCAGCCGCCGCCGATGGGGAGCAGATTTTACAACTCCTGCAACAAATTCCCCCCTCCCATCGCCATATTGCTCAGTCTCTCATGGTACTGGTGAATAATTTTTCGTTTGATCAGATAATAGATTTAGCGCAAACAGCAACCCAGCAATGA
- the fghA gene encoding S-formylglutathione hydrolase — protein MIAVLNPISESLCFGGKVGFYRHFSATCDSEMGFSVYQPPQAQSHPVPVLYYLSGLTCTEENFMIKAGIQRLAAKYGLMVVVPDTSPRNTGTPGEDEDWDLGTGAGFYLDATVEPWSRHYQMYSYVVKELPQLIAEQFPAIPNKQGIFGHSMGGHGALVCALRNPEQYLSVSAFAPILAPMRCPWGQKAFKAYLGANSEEWRNYDASELVQRGQFNQPILIDIGTADPFLTEQLLPEVFERACAAVGQVLTLRMQPGYDHSYYFIATFIEDHIRHHASSLT, from the coding sequence ATGATTGCTGTCCTGAACCCCATCAGTGAAAGTTTATGCTTTGGCGGTAAAGTAGGCTTCTATCGCCATTTTTCCGCAACTTGTGATAGCGAGATGGGATTTTCCGTCTATCAACCGCCCCAAGCTCAATCTCACCCTGTTCCCGTACTTTACTACCTTTCAGGGTTAACCTGTACGGAAGAAAACTTTATGATTAAAGCTGGTATCCAACGATTAGCTGCAAAATACGGCTTAATGGTGGTTGTACCCGATACCAGCCCCCGCAATACGGGAACCCCAGGGGAAGATGAGGACTGGGACTTAGGAACTGGGGCGGGATTTTATCTCGATGCGACGGTAGAACCCTGGAGTCGTCATTATCAAATGTACAGTTATGTAGTCAAGGAGTTACCCCAACTCATCGCCGAACAGTTTCCAGCTATTCCGAATAAACAAGGAATTTTCGGTCATTCTATGGGGGGACATGGGGCGCTGGTTTGTGCGTTACGCAACCCTGAACAATATTTATCCGTGTCTGCTTTTGCTCCCATTCTGGCGCCGATGCGTTGTCCTTGGGGTCAAAAAGCGTTTAAAGCTTATTTAGGAGCAAATTCAGAAGAGTGGCGCAATTATGACGCCAGTGAATTAGTCCAGCGAGGACAATTTAATCAGCCAATTTTAATTGATATTGGTACGGCTGATCCGTTTTTAACTGAACAATTATTACCCGAAGTCTTTGAAAGAGCTTGTGCAGCCGTTGGGCAGGTTTTAACCTTACGAATGCAGCCCGGATATGATCATAGTTATTATTTTATCGCTACCTTTATCGAGGATCATATTCGTCACCATGCAAGTTCATTAACTTAA
- a CDS encoding ribonuclease III domain-containing protein, whose protein sequence is MINSNFVKHQLGIKAFHHQELLEIALTHPDAIAESIELTLEQQKSRTLEYLGINRLGSNLFSQMVDDYLYLHCSHLGSATRILLKSDLVSPAILAQLTIKINLDQGSDLGKNYPLKPDFEQEKILAELFEAVVGAVYLEWDRDFEKTYNWLANQFLAEIVNQILMDLFVEFVPAADWDANFYPWFGCNHLTCPSQNSSSKSTSLFCS, encoded by the coding sequence ATGATTAATTCAAATTTTGTCAAACACCAACTTGGAATCAAGGCTTTTCATCATCAAGAATTGTTAGAAATTGCCTTAACTCATCCTGATGCTATTGCAGAAAGCATAGAGTTAACCCTGGAACAACAAAAGTCAAGAACCTTAGAATATTTGGGAATTAATCGTTTAGGTTCTAACTTATTTAGTCAGATGGTGGATGATTATTTATATCTGCACTGTTCCCATTTAGGATCAGCAACCCGGATTCTCCTCAAAAGTGATTTGGTTAGTCCTGCTATTTTAGCACAATTAACGATAAAAATCAATCTTGATCAGGGAAGTGATTTGGGGAAAAATTATCCGTTAAAACCCGACTTTGAACAAGAAAAAATATTAGCGGAACTATTTGAAGCGGTGGTCGGTGCTGTTTATTTAGAGTGGGATCGAGATTTTGAAAAAACCTATAATTGGTTAGCGAATCAATTTTTGGCAGAAATCGTTAATCAAATTTTAATGGATTTGTTTGTTGAGTTTGTCCCGGCTGCGGACTGGGATGCTAATTTTTATCCCTGGTTTGGTTGTAATCATTTAACCTGTCCTTCTCAAAACTCATCCTCAAAATCAACATCTCTTTTCTGTTCATAA
- a CDS encoding S-(hydroxymethyl)glutathione dehydrogenase/class III alcohol dehydrogenase, whose product MDVKAAIAWEAGKPLSLETVQLEGPQEGEVLVEIKATGICHTDAYTLSGDDPEGLFPAILGHEGAGIVVEVGAGVKSLKPGDHVIPLYIPECRQCEYCLSFKTNLCQAIRGTQGKGLMPDGSSRFSKNGKIIHHYMGTSTFSNYTVLPEIALAKIREDAPFDKVCYIGCGVTTGLGAVINTAKVEPGANVVVFGLGGIGLNVIQGAKMVGANKIIGVDINPAKKEIAEKFGMTHFVNPKEIEGDLVSYLVELTQGGADYSFECIGNVKVMRQALECCHKGWGVSVIIGVAGAGQEISTRPFQLVTGRVWKGTAFGGAKGRTDVPKIVDWYMEGKINIDDLITHVMPVERINEAFDLMHQGESIRTVVTF is encoded by the coding sequence ATGGACGTTAAAGCCGCCATTGCGTGGGAAGCTGGAAAACCTTTAAGTTTAGAAACGGTTCAACTTGAAGGCCCCCAAGAGGGAGAAGTCTTAGTAGAAATTAAAGCAACCGGAATTTGTCATACCGATGCTTATACCCTTTCCGGTGATGATCCTGAAGGGTTATTTCCGGCTATTTTAGGTCATGAAGGCGCCGGAATTGTTGTTGAAGTGGGTGCTGGCGTTAAAAGTCTGAAACCCGGAGATCATGTGATTCCTTTGTATATTCCCGAATGTCGTCAATGTGAATATTGTTTAAGTTTTAAAACCAATTTGTGTCAAGCCATTCGGGGCACTCAAGGCAAAGGTTTAATGCCGGATGGGAGTAGTCGTTTTTCTAAAAATGGTAAAATTATTCATCATTATATGGGAACGTCTACCTTTTCTAATTATACCGTTTTACCCGAAATTGCCTTAGCCAAAATTCGAGAAGATGCCCCTTTTGATAAGGTTTGTTATATTGGTTGTGGGGTAACAACGGGTCTGGGTGCTGTGATTAATACCGCTAAAGTTGAACCCGGTGCAAATGTGGTGGTTTTTGGCTTAGGGGGAATTGGATTAAATGTAATTCAAGGGGCAAAAATGGTGGGGGCTAATAAAATTATTGGTGTAGATATTAACCCCGCTAAAAAAGAAATTGCTGAAAAATTTGGTATGACCCATTTTGTTAATCCCAAGGAAATTGAAGGGGATTTAGTCTCTTATTTAGTTGAATTAACTCAAGGCGGCGCGGATTATAGTTTTGAATGTATTGGTAACGTTAAGGTGATGCGTCAAGCCTTAGAATGTTGTCATAAAGGTTGGGGGGTGAGTGTGATTATTGGGGTCGCAGGTGCGGGTCAAGAAATTAGTACCCGTCCGTTTCAATTAGTGACGGGAAGGGTTTGGAAAGGAACAGCATTTGGCGGTGCAAAAGGTCGGACGGATGTGCCTAAAATTGTGGATTGGTATATGGAAGGGAAAATTAATATTGATGATTTAATTACCCATGTTATGCCTGTTGAGCGAATTAATGAAGCGTTTGACTTAATGCACCAAGGAGAATCAATTCGGACTGTGGTAACATTTTAA